The proteins below are encoded in one region of Neisseria bacilliformis:
- the clpP gene encoding ATP-dependent Clp endopeptidase proteolytic subunit ClpP has product MFPEISNNTLIPTVIEQSGRGERAFDIYSRLLKERIIFLIGPVNDHTANLVVAQMLFLESENPDKDIFFYINSPGGSVTAGMSVFDTMNFIKPDVSTLCLGQAASMGAFLLSAGAKGKRFALPHSRVMIHQPLISGGLGGQASDIEIHARELIKLKQTLNELLAKHTGQPIEKIERDTDRDNFMSAQAAKEYGLIDQVIATRADAAKPAGA; this is encoded by the coding sequence ATGTTCCCCGAAATCAGCAACAACACCCTCATCCCCACCGTTATCGAACAAAGTGGGCGCGGCGAACGCGCCTTCGACATCTACTCGCGCCTGCTCAAAGAACGCATCATCTTCCTGATCGGCCCGGTAAACGACCACACCGCCAACCTCGTCGTCGCCCAAATGCTGTTTCTCGAAAGCGAAAACCCCGACAAAGACATCTTCTTCTACATCAACTCCCCCGGCGGCTCGGTAACCGCCGGCATGTCCGTTTTCGACACCATGAACTTCATCAAGCCCGACGTGTCCACCCTCTGCCTCGGCCAAGCCGCCAGCATGGGCGCATTCCTGCTCTCCGCCGGCGCAAAAGGCAAACGCTTCGCCCTGCCCCACAGCCGCGTCATGATCCACCAGCCCCTGATCAGCGGCGGCCTCGGCGGCCAGGCTTCCGACATCGAAATCCACGCCCGCGAACTGATCAAACTGAAACAAACCCTGAACGAACTCTTGGCCAAACACACCGGCCAGCCGATCGAAAAAATCGAACGCGACACCGACCGCGACAACTTCATGTCCGCCCAAGCCGCCAAAGAATACGGCCTGATCGACCAAGTCATCGCCACCCGCGCCGACGCCGCAAAACCCGCAGGTGCTTGA
- the trpA gene encoding tryptophan synthase subunit alpha, translating into MSRISQTFARLNGAKALIPYITAGDPDPDTTLRLMHALADAGADIIELGVPFSDPMADGPVIQRAAERALAQGVSLHTVLDIVRRFRASNADTPVVLMGYLNPVHKTGYAAFAEAAAAAGVDGVLTVDSPIETVAPLHDALRRHGLDTIFLVAPTTGEERIARIAELAGGFVYYVSLKGVTGSAALDTDEVAAKLALLRRHISLPIGVGFGISDAASAKKIAAAADAVIVGSRIVKEIEANPGREAQAVGALVRELKTAIEAV; encoded by the coding sequence GCAAAAGCCCTCATTCCCTACATCACCGCCGGCGACCCCGACCCCGACACTACCCTGCGCCTGATGCACGCCCTTGCCGATGCCGGCGCGGACATCATCGAACTGGGCGTGCCCTTTTCCGACCCGATGGCTGACGGCCCCGTCATCCAGCGCGCCGCCGAACGCGCCCTCGCGCAGGGCGTGTCGCTGCACACCGTGCTCGACATCGTGCGCCGCTTCCGCGCAAGCAACGCCGACACCCCCGTCGTCCTTATGGGTTACCTCAACCCCGTCCACAAAACAGGCTACGCCGCCTTCGCAGAGGCCGCCGCCGCCGCAGGCGTGGACGGCGTGCTCACCGTAGACAGCCCCATCGAAACCGTCGCCCCGCTGCACGACGCGCTGCGCCGCCACGGCCTCGACACCATCTTCCTCGTCGCCCCCACCACCGGCGAAGAACGCATCGCCCGAATCGCCGAACTCGCCGGTGGCTTCGTTTATTACGTCTCCCTCAAAGGCGTAACCGGCTCCGCCGCGCTCGACACCGACGAAGTGGCCGCCAAACTCGCCCTCCTGCGCCGCCACATCAGCCTGCCCATCGGCGTGGGCTTCGGCATTTCCGACGCGGCCAGCGCGAAAAAAATCGCCGCCGCCGCCGATGCCGTTATCGTCGGCAGCCGCATCGTCAAAGAAATCGAAGCCAACCCCGGCCGCGAAGCCCAAGCCGTCGGCGCGTTGGTCAGGGAACTGAAAACGGCAATAGAGGCCGTCTGA
- the accD gene encoding acetyl-CoA carboxylase, carboxyltransferase subunit beta yields MSWLDKILPPKIKREGKGESAVPEGLWHKCPSCAATVYTTDLVQNDKVCPKCGYHNPLGARERINLLLDDEGREEIGVAVKPTDILKFKDSKKYPDRLSAAKKATGEDDALVVVKGRLNGQPVVVAAFEFRFIGGSMGSVVGERFVQGVRRAAADGCSFVCVAASGGARMQEGLNSLMQMTKTSASLHLLSEKGLPFISVLTDPTMGGVSASFAFLGDIVLAEPNALIGFAGPRVIEQTVRETLPEGFQRAEFLLEKGAIDQITDRREMKARIAELITLLRREPAAA; encoded by the coding sequence ATGAGCTGGCTCGACAAAATCCTCCCGCCCAAAATCAAACGCGAAGGCAAAGGCGAATCCGCCGTGCCCGAAGGGCTGTGGCACAAATGCCCCTCCTGCGCCGCCACCGTGTACACCACCGATCTCGTGCAGAACGACAAAGTCTGCCCCAAATGCGGCTACCACAACCCGCTGGGCGCGCGCGAGCGCATCAACCTGCTGCTGGACGACGAAGGCCGCGAAGAAATCGGCGTGGCCGTCAAACCCACCGACATCCTAAAATTCAAAGACAGCAAAAAATACCCCGACCGCCTCAGTGCCGCGAAAAAAGCCACCGGCGAAGACGACGCGCTGGTGGTGGTGAAAGGTCGCCTCAACGGCCAGCCCGTCGTCGTGGCCGCCTTTGAATTCCGCTTTATCGGCGGCTCGATGGGATCCGTGGTCGGCGAACGCTTCGTACAGGGCGTGCGCCGCGCCGCCGCCGACGGCTGCTCCTTCGTCTGCGTGGCCGCTTCCGGCGGCGCGAGGATGCAGGAAGGGCTCAACTCGCTGATGCAGATGACCAAAACCAGCGCGTCGCTGCACCTTTTGAGCGAAAAAGGGCTGCCCTTCATCTCCGTACTCACCGACCCGACCATGGGCGGCGTGTCGGCCAGCTTCGCCTTCCTCGGCGACATCGTCCTCGCCGAACCCAACGCCCTGATCGGTTTCGCCGGCCCGCGCGTCATCGAACAAACTGTGCGCGAAACCCTGCCCGAAGGCTTCCAGCGCGCCGAATTCCTACTGGAAAAAGGCGCGATCGACCAAATCACCGACCGCCGCGAAATGAAAGCGCGCATCGCCGAACTCATCACCCTGCTGCGCCGCGAACCCGCCGCCGCATAG